In Deinococcus sp. QL22, the following are encoded in one genomic region:
- a CDS encoding APH(3') family aminoglycoside O-phosphotransferase, whose translation MSDPFPTLPDALRRVLPAGRWEAVTEGQSGAGVWKSQKYVLKVQERGGHPASTLQQERERLRWLTGRVPVPALIGFEVSATHEFLATSRLPGIPMSHPDALLHPERVVNLLARALRELHALPVRDCPFSMTLPVTLRLAREQVEAGAVDETDFDEERLGRSAISIFNELARTRPAAEDIVVTHGDPCLPNLILNGEWVEGFVDVGRAGLADRHADLALAHRSLKYNLNAAHAEAFLEAYGREWVDPEKLAYYRLLDELF comes from the coding sequence ATGTCCGACCCGTTCCCCACTCTGCCCGACGCCCTGCGCCGTGTCCTGCCCGCTGGCCGCTGGGAAGCCGTGACCGAGGGCCAAAGTGGCGCGGGCGTGTGGAAGTCCCAAAAATATGTGCTGAAGGTACAGGAGCGCGGCGGCCACCCGGCCAGTACCTTGCAGCAGGAGCGCGAGCGGCTGCGCTGGCTGACGGGGCGTGTGCCCGTGCCTGCGCTGATCGGCTTTGAAGTGAGTGCCACACACGAATTCCTGGCCACGTCGCGCCTGCCCGGAATCCCCATGAGCCACCCCGACGCCCTGCTGCACCCCGAGCGCGTGGTGAATCTGCTGGCCCGTGCCCTGCGCGAACTTCACGCCCTGCCCGTCAGGGATTGCCCCTTTTCCATGACTCTGCCAGTCACGTTACGGCTGGCCCGCGAACAGGTAGAAGCGGGCGCGGTAGATGAAACCGACTTCGACGAGGAACGCCTAGGCCGCAGCGCCATCAGCATTTTCAACGAGTTAGCCCGCACCCGCCCCGCCGCCGAAGACATCGTGGTGACGCACGGCGACCCGTGTTTGCCCAACCTGATCCTGAACGGCGAATGGGTAGAAGGTTTTGTGGACGTGGGCCGCGCCGGGCTGGCCGACCGACACGCTGACTTGGCGTTGGCCCACCGCAGCCTCAAATACAATCTGAACGCCGCCCACGCCGAAGCCTTTCTGGAGGCTTACGGGCGCGAGTGGGTAGACCCGGAGAAGCTGGCTTATTACCGCCTGCTAGACGAATTGTTCTAG
- a CDS encoding low temperature requirement protein A: protein MQSNFRLWWQKPQLHDPSSDAKRVTWLELFYDLIFVVVIARLAHHLAEHPDLKTFTEFVLLFIPVWWVWLSIAYYNERFETFDLSFRAFTFLQMLSVAAIAATAEYGFSKTATGFALSYAFARAIITFMWWRAGRHNPQTRVITDVYVRNFSISIVLWVVAAFVGGPLALALKGAGLFIDLVTPMLTLKDQHKAFPAAARKLPERFGLFVIIVLGENLVGIVNGLADAEQLNAVILLRFVLGFILGFGLWWVYFDYIGRLEPDSHNRRKFITWSYLHLPLVIGITMMGAMIQHAIAPHGEGPDAQSVDIGVRWLLAGGFALFYLACAGLEHTLEGGTLIPARTIVPLRIVTAGAALLLPLLPVSLSWMVLGLIFLHVFHVVLGVRAWFSSSNAGRTDSH from the coding sequence TAGACTCTGGTGGCAAAAGCCCCAACTGCATGACCCCAGCAGCGACGCCAAGCGGGTCACCTGGCTCGAACTGTTTTACGATCTGATTTTTGTGGTAGTTATTGCGCGGCTGGCACACCATCTGGCCGAGCATCCCGACCTGAAAACATTTACCGAATTTGTATTGCTGTTCATTCCGGTGTGGTGGGTGTGGCTGTCTATCGCTTATTACAATGAACGCTTTGAAACCTTCGACCTCAGTTTCCGGGCCTTTACCTTTCTGCAAATGCTGTCGGTGGCAGCGATTGCAGCTACGGCAGAATACGGCTTCAGCAAAACGGCCACCGGTTTCGCCCTGTCTTACGCTTTTGCACGGGCCATCATTACCTTCATGTGGTGGCGGGCGGGGCGGCACAATCCGCAAACCCGCGTCATCACAGACGTATATGTCAGAAATTTCAGCATCAGCATCGTGCTATGGGTCGTCGCCGCCTTTGTGGGTGGGCCGCTGGCGCTGGCGCTCAAGGGTGCCGGATTGTTCATCGACTTGGTGACGCCCATGCTGACCCTCAAGGATCAGCACAAGGCTTTTCCTGCGGCGGCCCGCAAGTTGCCGGAACGTTTTGGTCTGTTCGTCATTATCGTCCTGGGTGAAAATCTGGTGGGAATCGTCAACGGTCTGGCTGATGCCGAGCAGCTCAATGCCGTCATTTTGCTGCGGTTCGTCCTCGGGTTCATTCTGGGGTTTGGGCTGTGGTGGGTCTATTTCGACTATATCGGGCGGCTGGAACCCGATTCGCACAACCGCCGGAAGTTCATCACTTGGTCTTATCTGCATCTTCCCCTGGTGATCGGCATCACCATGATGGGCGCAATGATTCAGCACGCCATTGCCCCGCATGGAGAAGGGCCGGATGCCCAGAGCGTCGACATCGGCGTGCGCTGGTTGCTGGCGGGCGGCTTTGCCCTGTTTTATCTGGCCTGCGCGGGCCTGGAACACACGCTGGAAGGCGGAACTTTAATCCCGGCGCGAACCATTGTGCCCCTGAGAATTGTCACGGCGGGCGCGGCGTTGTTGCTGCCCCTCTTGCCTGTCAGCCTGTCTTGGATGGTTCTGGGATTGATATTTCTGCACGTGTTTCACGTCGTCCTGGGTGTGCGGGCGTGGTTCAGCAGTTCTAATGCTGGCCGCACAGACTCCCACTGA
- a CDS encoding L28 family ribosomal protein: MSKVCEMCGKGPIVVNSVVRRGKARAAGGVGRKVTGVSKTRQVPNLQPLTVTRAGISLRVRVCTKCRRSLI, encoded by the coding sequence ATGTCAAAAGTATGCGAAATGTGCGGCAAAGGGCCGATTGTCGTCAACTCTGTGGTGCGCCGTGGTAAGGCCCGTGCGGCAGGCGGCGTAGGCCGTAAAGTCACCGGTGTTTCCAAAACCCGTCAGGTGCCTAACCTGCAACCCCTCACCGTCACCCGTGCGGGTATCAGCCTGCGCGTGCGCGTTTGCACCAAGTGCCGCCGCAGCCTGATCTAA
- the thrC gene encoding threonine synthase, protein MPGLLERYRDFLPITDKTPALSLHEGSTPLIHAPALSKLLDIELFLKYEGLNPTGSFKDRGMVMAVAKAVEDGADTVICASTGNTSAAAAAYAARSGLRCIVLIPDGNIALGKLAQAVAYGAQIVAINGNFDAALSLVQQISREHPIALVNSVNPYRLQGQKTAAFEIVDELGAAPDILALPVGNAGNISAYWMGFREYRTRGITDTLPRMWGFQAAGAAPLARGLERVDNPETLATAIRIGAPASAHLAKAAVSESGGLFDMATDDEIMDAYFQIAREGVFCEPASATPVAGLLKLHTAGKLKPGSRVVAVLTGNGLKDPNNAMRNMAAPVAVGADMQSVLATIL, encoded by the coding sequence ATGCCCGGACTACTAGAACGCTACCGAGACTTTTTGCCCATCACCGACAAGACGCCTGCCCTGAGCCTGCACGAGGGCAGCACGCCCCTGATTCACGCGCCCGCCCTGAGCAAACTGCTGGATATAGAGCTGTTCCTGAAATACGAGGGACTGAATCCCACCGGCAGCTTTAAAGACCGGGGCATGGTGATGGCGGTTGCCAAGGCGGTAGAGGACGGCGCGGACACTGTGATTTGCGCCAGCACGGGCAATACCAGCGCCGCCGCCGCCGCCTACGCCGCCCGCAGTGGCCTGCGCTGCATCGTGCTGATTCCCGACGGCAACATTGCACTGGGCAAACTGGCGCAGGCGGTAGCTTATGGGGCGCAGATCGTAGCGATCAACGGCAACTTCGACGCCGCCCTGAGTTTGGTGCAGCAGATCAGCCGGGAACACCCGATTGCCCTCGTGAACAGCGTGAACCCCTACCGCCTTCAGGGCCAGAAAACGGCTGCCTTTGAAATCGTGGACGAGCTGGGCGCGGCTCCCGATATTCTGGCCCTGCCTGTGGGCAACGCCGGAAACATCAGCGCGTACTGGATGGGCTTCCGCGAGTACCGCACACGGGGCATCACCGACACCTTGCCCAGAATGTGGGGCTTTCAGGCGGCGGGGGCGGCTCCTCTGGCGCGTGGGCTGGAACGGGTGGACAACCCCGAAACGCTGGCAACGGCCATCCGAATTGGTGCGCCTGCCAGCGCCCACCTTGCCAAAGCAGCAGTCAGCGAAAGCGGCGGCCTGTTCGACATGGCCACCGACGACGAAATCATGGACGCCTACTTTCAGATTGCCCGCGAAGGCGTGTTCTGCGAGCCTGCCAGCGCTACCCCCGTTGCAGGCCTGTTGAAGCTGCACACTGCCGGAAAACTGAAGCCGGGATCGCGTGTGGTAGCGGTGCTGACAGGCAACGGACTGAAAGACCCCAACAACGCGATGCGGAACATGGCCGCGCCTGTGGCGGTGGGAGCCGACATGCAGAGCGTGCTGGCGACTATTCTTTAG
- the thrB gene encoding homoserine kinase encodes MTAFTVRAPASSANLGPGFDSLGLSVPLYTTLRVTPQSVTKVVPMGAGLDGTPHDESNYVYKAMLLAAKRAGQPLPHARIEIESDVPLARGLGSSAAALVAGIVAGNELLGTPLTPEVVLDVAAREEGHPDNVAPALFGGIVVATLDKLGTHYVRLDPPAHLAVTVLIPDFELSTSKARAVLPKEYSRADAVHALSHAALLAAALSVGRLDLLRHAMQDYIHQIWRAPLVPGLSDILEEAHKHGALGAALSGAGPTVLCFHDTREDTARLHTYLHTVMAKNGLTGTVLDLPIDAVGTVIERH; translated from the coding sequence ATGACGGCGTTTACCGTTCGTGCGCCGGCCAGCAGCGCCAATCTGGGGCCGGGCTTCGATAGCCTCGGCCTGAGCGTGCCGCTGTACACCACGTTGCGCGTGACGCCGCAGAGCGTGACCAAAGTGGTGCCGATGGGCGCGGGACTGGACGGCACGCCGCACGACGAGAGCAACTACGTGTACAAGGCCATGCTCCTGGCCGCCAAACGTGCGGGCCAGCCCTTGCCACACGCCCGCATAGAAATCGAGTCCGATGTGCCGCTGGCACGGGGCTTGGGCAGCAGCGCCGCCGCCTTGGTGGCCGGAATCGTGGCGGGCAACGAACTGCTGGGCACTCCTCTGACCCCAGAAGTTGTGCTGGATGTGGCCGCGCGGGAAGAAGGCCACCCCGACAACGTGGCTCCGGCGCTGTTTGGCGGCATCGTGGTGGCGACACTGGACAAGTTGGGCACGCATTATGTGCGCCTGGATCCGCCCGCACACTTGGCCGTTACGGTCTTAATTCCTGACTTTGAGCTGTCGACGAGCAAGGCCCGCGCCGTGTTGCCCAAGGAATACAGCCGCGCCGACGCTGTTCACGCGCTGTCTCATGCGGCGTTGCTGGCGGCGGCCCTGAGCGTGGGCCGACTGGATCTGCTGCGCCACGCCATGCAGGACTACATTCACCAGATCTGGCGAGCGCCCCTCGTGCCCGGCCTCAGCGATATTTTGGAAGAAGCGCACAAGCACGGCGCACTGGGAGCCGCCTTGAGTGGTGCGGGGCCAACCGTGCTGTGCTTCCACGACACCCGCGAGGACACGGCGCGGCTGCACACTTACCTGCATACGGTGATGGCTAAAAACGGCCTGACTGGAACGGTGCTTGATTTGCCGATTGACGCGGTGGGCACGGTGATCGAACGGCATTAG
- a CDS encoding CDP-alcohol phosphatidyltransferase family protein, with protein sequence MPAASSPPSGPQLADSDLAAPTLEQTRKARPGIEWASERIFRPVAQRLIGPFARRGVNPAHLVLFHTALGLYVAHSIRRGGRLTPALLLQVKTVLDNLDGQLARATGQTTETGRYLDTEMDLVVNVALNVALVGRWGIPLTLLQSLILTVDYLWERDYRAARGEEFRASPAQSTDNPQVLAALKAVYAAYFVPQEKLLGTVFERRLTSVTGPAPTQTQRVAYTPQLITGVAANLGLSTQLLALGACLLLGKPRLYAASLPVQAAVLLGAQLWREGQVERSAKPRS encoded by the coding sequence ATGCCCGCTGCCTCCTCTCCCCCATCCGGCCCCCAGTTGGCTGACTCTGACTTAGCGGCCCCCACGCTAGAGCAGACGCGCAAGGCCCGCCCCGGTATCGAGTGGGCGTCCGAGCGGATATTCCGGCCTGTGGCACAGCGTTTAATCGGCCCGTTTGCCCGCCGGGGTGTGAATCCGGCCCATCTGGTGCTGTTTCATACGGCGTTGGGATTGTATGTGGCCCATTCCATTCGGCGTGGAGGACGGCTGACCCCTGCGCTCCTGCTTCAGGTCAAGACTGTGCTGGACAACTTGGACGGCCAACTGGCCCGCGCCACCGGACAGACCACCGAAACGGGGCGTTATCTGGACACCGAAATGGATCTGGTGGTGAACGTGGCGCTGAATGTGGCGCTGGTGGGCCGCTGGGGAATCCCGCTGACGCTGCTGCAAAGCCTGATTCTGACCGTGGATTACCTGTGGGAACGCGATTACCGCGCCGCACGGGGCGAAGAATTCCGGGCTTCTCCTGCCCAGAGTACAGACAACCCGCAGGTATTGGCCGCCCTGAAGGCCGTGTACGCCGCCTATTTCGTGCCGCAGGAGAAGCTGTTGGGAACGGTATTTGAGCGCCGCCTGACCTCCGTCACTGGCCCCGCTCCAACCCAAACCCAGCGGGTCGCCTACACGCCACAACTGATCACTGGAGTTGCCGCCAATTTGGGCCTGAGTACGCAATTGCTGGCGCTGGGAGCGTGCCTGTTGTTGGGCAAACCACGACTGTATGCCGCCAGTTTACCTGTTCAAGCGGCGGTGTTGTTGGGGGCGCAACTGTGGCGGGAAGGGCAGGTAGAAAGATCGGCAAAACCTAGATCGTAG
- a CDS encoding MMPL family transporter gives MRSFSLFVTRRPWLVLALWGLAALLSVPFAARAPGALSANPGSLQDSDGRRVINILRERFGELDTNTVLLVTRSTPPLDTPQGKAAYDQFVRGLEGVQGVTRVLRQDAQTTLPTRAEDGVLALTVAQIPLEEGATETLGRVREYAAKVEASQVGASGPGLSIRITGGQAIADDFTAFAESDTKRSEFAALPLTALVLLLVFGALVATGLPLVVGVLSITVAMACLFGLTRVMEVSTFAQSIITLIGLGAGIDYALLMVNRFREELALDGDSRAAAARTVLTAGRSVAFSGVTVAIAMAGLILPPLAFVRSMGLGGVLAVLLTVLASLTALPAMLALLGERVNSPRILKFPWAQSSAASEAWTAFARRVTARPFLGVILSTAFLLLLALPALNMKTGYAGAWGLTPGVESRDALSDVRTLGAGGLLSQFEVILENGGRYDSEDRGKFRAVVADLRGLPGVATVLSPFLTAADLTNSASGGTDAIAAVTALTRRSFSTDRQLLRVTVIPDTALRADRIDAFETQIRRTLDASGYRYTLGGAPVGEREFSQAITGALPTVIAGVFIATFLLLMVAFRSLLIPLKSILMNALTVAAAYGVVTLIVQDGFLASYLGIPQDVGVLDSSLPLLLFAVLFGLSMDYEIFLLSRVQEEVLRGHSNDEAVVLAVGRTARIITSAAIIMFIVFCAFIVGRVVANKSIGLGLAVAVLLDATLVRLVLVPAFLKIAGKWNWWLPAWLDRLLPQVRIEH, from the coding sequence ATGCGTTCCTTCTCCCTGTTTGTCACCCGGCGGCCCTGGCTGGTGCTGGCCCTCTGGGGTTTGGCGGCGCTGCTGTCGGTGCCCTTCGCGGCCCGCGCTCCCGGCGCACTTTCGGCCAATCCCGGCAGCCTGCAAGACTCCGATGGCCGCCGCGTCATCAACATTCTGCGCGAACGGTTTGGAGAGCTGGACACCAATACGGTGTTGCTGGTCACGCGCAGCACGCCGCCACTGGATACGCCGCAGGGCAAGGCCGCCTACGACCAATTCGTGCGGGGGCTAGAGGGCGTGCAGGGCGTGACGCGGGTGCTGCGCCAGGATGCTCAGACCACGCTGCCCACGCGGGCCGAAGACGGCGTATTGGCCCTCACGGTGGCGCAGATTCCGCTCGAAGAAGGAGCCACCGAAACGCTGGGGCGGGTGCGCGAGTACGCGGCCAAGGTGGAAGCATCTCAGGTGGGAGCGTCCGGCCCTGGCCTCAGCATCCGCATTACGGGTGGGCAAGCCATTGCCGACGATTTCACCGCCTTTGCCGAAAGCGATACCAAACGCAGCGAGTTCGCCGCCCTGCCCCTGACCGCTCTAGTGCTGCTGCTGGTGTTCGGGGCGCTGGTGGCGACGGGGCTGCCGTTGGTGGTGGGCGTGCTGAGTATCACGGTGGCTATGGCCTGTCTGTTCGGCCTCACGCGGGTCATGGAAGTCAGCACGTTTGCCCAGAGCATCATCACGCTGATCGGCCTGGGCGCGGGCATCGATTACGCCCTGCTGATGGTCAACCGCTTCCGCGAAGAATTGGCCCTAGACGGCGATTCGCGGGCGGCGGCGGCCCGCACCGTGCTGACAGCGGGGCGCAGTGTGGCCTTCAGCGGCGTCACGGTCGCAATTGCGATGGCGGGCCTGATCTTGCCGCCGCTGGCCTTCGTTCGCAGCATGGGCCTCGGCGGGGTGCTGGCCGTGCTGCTCACGGTTCTGGCGAGTCTCACCGCCCTCCCCGCTATGCTGGCCTTACTGGGCGAGCGGGTGAATAGCCCCCGCATCCTCAAATTTCCGTGGGCACAGAGCAGCGCGGCCTCCGAAGCCTGGACGGCCTTTGCCCGCCGCGTCACCGCCCGCCCCTTCCTCGGCGTCATCCTCAGCACCGCATTCCTGCTCCTGCTGGCGCTGCCTGCCCTGAACATGAAAACAGGCTACGCGGGCGCATGGGGCCTGACGCCGGGAGTCGAAAGCCGCGACGCGCTCTCGGATGTTCGGACGCTGGGTGCGGGTGGGCTGCTCAGCCAGTTTGAGGTCATTCTTGAAAATGGCGGGCGCTACGACTCCGAAGACCGGGGCAAGTTCCGGGCAGTGGTGGCCGACTTGCGGGGCTTGCCGGGGGTGGCAACTGTCCTGAGTCCCTTCCTGACCGCTGCTGACCTGACCAATAGCGCGTCGGGTGGTACAGACGCTATCGCTGCCGTGACCGCGCTCACCCGGCGTTCGTTCAGCACTGACCGCCAACTGTTGCGCGTCACGGTCATTCCCGATACGGCGCTGCGGGCAGACCGCATAGACGCCTTTGAAACCCAGATTCGCCGCACGCTGGACGCCAGCGGTTACCGCTACACACTGGGCGGCGCTCCTGTGGGCGAGCGGGAATTCAGTCAGGCCATCACCGGGGCGCTGCCCACCGTCATCGCGGGGGTATTTATCGCCACCTTTTTGCTGCTGATGGTAGCCTTCCGCAGCCTGCTCATTCCCCTCAAAAGCATCCTGATGAACGCCCTCACGGTGGCCGCCGCCTATGGAGTGGTCACGCTGATCGTGCAGGACGGCTTCCTGGCCTCTTATCTGGGCATTCCGCAGGATGTGGGCGTGCTGGATTCCAGCCTACCGCTGCTGCTGTTTGCCGTGCTGTTCGGCCTCAGCATGGATTACGAAATCTTTTTGCTCTCACGGGTGCAGGAAGAAGTGCTACGCGGCCATTCCAACGACGAGGCGGTGGTGCTGGCGGTGGGGCGCACGGCCCGGATCATCACCAGTGCGGCCATCATCATGTTTATCGTGTTCTGCGCTTTCATCGTGGGGCGCGTGGTCGCCAATAAAAGTATCGGCCTGGGGCTGGCGGTGGCCGTGCTGCTGGACGCCACGTTGGTCAGACTGGTGTTGGTTCCTGCCTTCCTCAAAATTGCCGGAAAGTGGAACTGGTGGCTTCCCGCGTGGTTAGACCGGTTGTTGCCGCAGGTACGGATAGAGCATTAA
- a CDS encoding GlsB/YeaQ/YmgE family stress response membrane protein: protein MGWIITILVGALCGWLASLIMKTNAQQGAVANILIGIVGSIIAQFVFGNMLNIGGAGVAGSGFTIWSIIWGVVGSVVLIAILKALKVLR, encoded by the coding sequence ATGGGTTGGATCATCACTATTCTGGTAGGTGCCCTCTGCGGTTGGCTCGCAAGTCTCATCATGAAGACCAATGCCCAGCAGGGCGCAGTGGCAAACATCTTGATCGGTATCGTGGGCAGCATCATCGCTCAGTTCGTCTTCGGTAACATGCTGAACATTGGCGGAGCCGGGGTTGCAGGCAGTGGCTTTACCATCTGGAGCATCATCTGGGGCGTGGTCGGTAGCGTCGTGCTGATCGCCATTCTCAAGGCTCTCAAGGTTCTGCGCTAA
- a CDS encoding S-ribosylhomocysteine lyase, with the protein MANVESFDLDHTKVKAPYVRLAGVKTTPRGDSISKYDLRLLQPNQAAIDPAAIHTLEHLLAGYLRDHLDHVVDVSPMGCRTGMYMAVIGEPNEQGVLQAFEAALRDTAAHDRPIPGVSELECGNYRDHDLEAARQHARNALAGGLKVQETILLQR; encoded by the coding sequence ATGGCAAATGTCGAATCCTTCGATCTGGATCACACCAAAGTCAAGGCTCCCTATGTGCGGTTGGCAGGGGTTAAAACCACGCCGCGTGGCGACTCCATCAGCAAATACGATCTCCGGCTGCTCCAGCCCAATCAGGCGGCCATCGACCCGGCAGCGATCCACACTCTGGAACACTTGCTGGCGGGATACCTGCGCGATCACCTTGACCACGTTGTGGACGTATCTCCAATGGGATGCCGCACCGGAATGTATATGGCGGTTATTGGCGAACCCAATGAGCAGGGCGTCTTGCAGGCCTTCGAGGCGGCGCTGCGAGATACCGCCGCCCATGACCGTCCTATTCCCGGCGTCAGCGAACTGGAGTGTGGCAACTACCGCGACCACGATCTGGAAGCCGCTCGCCAACATGCCCGCAATGCTCTGGCAGGCGGCCTGAAGGTACAGGAGACCATCCTGCTCCAACGCTGA
- the lspA gene encoding signal peptidase II — MLRILLGVPTLTNRAPRLPVWMPFLIAGLLIVADQALKAWALANLTQGQPAIPFIPGLIDWVLTFNTGAAWSLFSGSALPLAIGRLLIGLGILGYLTFRPQTRFVTVVLSLISAGAIGNAIDGIRQGKVTDMIHSPALSAVTRAVNAGDFPIFNIADSCVVGGTLLLLIASFVNDRKPKL, encoded by the coding sequence ATGCTCCGTATACTGCTCGGCGTGCCGACCCTGACTAACCGTGCGCCCCGCCTGCCTGTGTGGATGCCGTTCCTGATAGCTGGGCTGCTGATCGTGGCCGACCAAGCCCTCAAGGCTTGGGCCTTGGCCAACCTAACTCAGGGCCAGCCTGCCATCCCTTTTATTCCCGGCCTGATCGATTGGGTGTTGACCTTTAATACCGGCGCGGCGTGGAGCCTGTTCAGCGGCTCGGCGCTTCCGCTGGCGATTGGGCGCTTGCTGATCGGCCTGGGCATTCTGGGCTACCTGACTTTCCGGCCCCAAACCCGCTTCGTGACTGTGGTACTGAGCCTGATTTCTGCCGGAGCTATTGGCAACGCCATAGACGGCATTCGTCAGGGCAAAGTGACGGATATGATTCACTCGCCTGCCCTGAGTGCCGTGACCCGCGCCGTGAATGCAGGCGATTTTCCTATTTTTAATATTGCCGATAGCTGCGTGGTCGGCGGTACTCTGCTGCTGCTGATCGCCAGCTTTGTGAATGACCGCAAACCGAAGTTGTAG
- a CDS encoding DUF2270 domain-containing protein, with product MPGSGGGPGAMLGSALTEASYSTNTANALIHLYRAEVGKMTAYRQRLDMTTNWSVVTTAGLASFALGDPNNSHATFLFAMFMNYFFLRLEARRFRSFEIAHHRVRIMERFFYPAMLGDKVDTGWHQLLLAELSKPRSPMTRADALGWRLNRNYLWIYTAVLFAWFAKLDLSQPKGWTLEFPDALSLADIGNFPGWLVFAGVTAFYTHLIVLAVRAAQTYPLEEG from the coding sequence ATGCCCGGCTCTGGCGGCGGGCCGGGGGCCATGCTGGGCAGCGCCCTGACCGAAGCGAGTTACAGCACCAACACCGCCAACGCCCTGATTCACCTGTACCGCGCCGAAGTGGGCAAAATGACGGCCTACCGCCAGCGCCTCGATATGACCACCAATTGGTCAGTCGTCACTACGGCGGGCCTCGCCTCGTTTGCCCTGGGTGATCCCAACAACAGCCACGCTACCTTCCTGTTTGCCATGTTTATGAACTATTTCTTCCTGCGCTTGGAGGCGAGGCGCTTTCGCAGTTTCGAGATTGCCCACCACCGGGTGCGGATTATGGAACGGTTTTTTTATCCGGCCATGTTGGGCGACAAAGTGGATACGGGCTGGCATCAGTTGCTTCTGGCCGAACTGAGCAAACCCCGCAGTCCCATGACCCGTGCCGACGCGCTGGGCTGGCGGCTGAACCGCAATTACCTGTGGATTTACACGGCGGTGCTGTTCGCGTGGTTTGCCAAATTAGACCTCAGTCAACCCAAAGGCTGGACGCTGGAATTTCCCGACGCCTTGTCTCTGGCCGACATCGGCAACTTTCCTGGCTGGCTGGTCTTTGCCGGAGTCACGGCCTTCTATACCCACCTGATCGTGCTGGCGGTGCGGGCGGCGCAAACGTATCCGTTGGAAGAGGGGTAA